A single genomic interval of Stieleria maiorica harbors:
- a CDS encoding carboxypeptidase-like regulatory domain-containing protein yields the protein MQPNQQPSWQAAAKKRGHARLARDLRRAAIVIGLLALTVVLILLLFPPFFAPQTHLVLIGSRGNDAFNTPPIPFVAEDLEAIASIREAKVRDQSETLRSAQAAKNLAGRLAETKINARDNLILYINAHGVTDDTSAYLLCDNFDLRQPDLGRISVASLLDQVRQSPAATKLIVINAGTIDYDPGLGVVGNEFPRLLENAVRQTGDASLWVYCSHSSLQYSHVSRAARRSVFGMFVGEGLKGAADLDHDRTIKLSELVGFTSANVAKWVAQSTDRGARQSPQLIWGGGQPGKSDPELLTLFERDSTKHLTAASLIVPLDEDGGSSGSSSRSGRVRGLLRRQQVTLASHRIPSNETTKGSAGAANDVAGGPSDPAGQAASAGADDESAKADGNAGSSDAAPTGPDTGADGQANGSGPIGSQDGNTSGEDASVKTKQLLSKAWQQRDTASLAWSAVDPSLSPIENKPHLWRELQAELLAFEQQLSGGKGYDDEKILVTLEDSFPSKPTTKPAASQTPSPPLKSLFGGASEETIALLSTLNPDQAHSLALARLAAMIQGDELDVELKTLQASLEQNQRKAFDEWLKTRWRPEFSGYIEMAYLKRLAEDPDLDWSLVQNAALTTLAGERIAALDLLSPGWMRSDVERADQVRFFAEQLVFDRVGLRWQQRCEDLFKDAGTIYAAAEQDFVEIRRAERQLEVVLARLPSYLHWHRMSQFMPVERSMVSEDLSTLLDLAAELSDLLDQPGQSSVTTLSAVRRQLESIQSSVEATCGDASAEQLLTRTPTPSDSYQAELLLRTPLVSSSLRSQLLTASDQRDRELAANYDLANIGIDDVATAAPGGVSGSPTAEDWRYLFEQAKLEARYVHLSRIDGVPANEFAAVTAAQEVGAAFESLEQAYRSMQADDSASKRAAVRQTHSKFGMALQAFYRSAAEVERALSSCAVSPAASRMAIRLLRMLDPRDAWQLDRVDVNALSLAPQLRSTLRWQASRFVQASTYHTGTASTALADWADQYRTQAELLCRSTDPSDGLHRIALTAPAQVDLQYGDHDEILVTMDNPSDRELSVTVSLEYESQLIDVDLDASAKTGESGSTADEIRPRFFDTPSQFGTRRSHPITIAAESSIALPLKISRRDDASETTKLVVDVYQPSKLTRSDVQPPVLLTRRSIDVMLPVAEVFVRRGDATFVSDVGGVELLPHPNRLETFRFGVVNHASRSKEISMRCYALGGRVTGRLPADPTTLLAGALPLASFDLNVPGDGQPAFPSAGEAQQGGGDETAAKASDAAKEDTAKKDDAAAEPIKSVDMPHGMLVELRDRQTGQSTFRYVRFAIQRPRRFVVPRVGFDTTKQQITIEVSAADPARLPEGAPVRVECRLADDRYGRTKGKLQGMISRSTPTTKLFIATTTPPPRVARVYIDVDGYPRSFIFDVPCGKHLTNVPEVTDLVGLQMTTSSKNGVLGATKSIPVAVQIDASVGSFENGRDHLDLGIDLDDSGVPNPEDSVTLTTDRGVMIGFVKSAPDGTIELTNAVSDHLIDLPSERLENLLIDVAASLTVNDKVQSVRSIELLIDTAPPIVGPINRTDGLDFVAVNGQVDLEVWAWDEGSDVTKVEAAFDLEGTGEFPAAGNIFTGSRTSDRQWMLSVDSGPDAGKKSLLVRGIDRVGNESDPVSIDIEVVSATESTKRVKQQTVDLVGTIQFRQRNVPEVEVRLIAVPADDAGAGTEPSEAAAEAGMSVRSNESGGYVIPGVPPGSYRLAARAVIRNRVHRTELPVEVTVGPQRTMRVDVTLP from the coding sequence ATGCAACCAAATCAGCAACCGTCGTGGCAGGCAGCCGCGAAGAAACGGGGTCACGCGCGACTCGCACGCGACCTACGTCGAGCGGCGATCGTGATCGGGCTGTTGGCACTGACGGTCGTGCTGATTCTTCTGTTGTTCCCCCCGTTCTTTGCACCTCAAACGCACTTGGTGCTGATCGGATCACGCGGCAACGACGCGTTCAACACGCCCCCGATTCCCTTTGTCGCCGAAGACCTGGAGGCGATCGCGTCGATCCGGGAAGCCAAGGTTCGCGATCAGAGTGAAACGCTTCGGTCGGCGCAAGCGGCCAAGAACCTGGCCGGCCGTTTGGCGGAGACCAAGATCAACGCGCGCGACAATTTGATCCTGTACATCAACGCGCACGGCGTGACGGACGACACGTCGGCCTATTTGTTGTGCGACAATTTCGACCTTCGCCAACCCGATCTCGGTCGCATCTCCGTCGCATCGCTGCTTGACCAGGTTCGCCAATCTCCGGCGGCAACGAAATTGATTGTGATCAACGCGGGCACGATCGACTACGACCCGGGACTGGGGGTGGTCGGCAACGAATTTCCGCGGCTGTTGGAAAACGCGGTTCGTCAAACCGGGGACGCCTCGCTTTGGGTCTATTGTTCTCATTCGTCGCTGCAGTACTCGCACGTTTCACGCGCCGCCCGCCGCAGTGTTTTCGGGATGTTTGTCGGCGAGGGGCTGAAAGGGGCTGCGGACCTGGATCACGACCGAACGATCAAGCTGAGTGAATTGGTCGGATTCACGTCGGCCAACGTCGCCAAATGGGTCGCGCAAAGCACCGACCGAGGGGCACGACAGTCTCCTCAGCTGATTTGGGGCGGCGGCCAACCGGGGAAATCCGATCCGGAATTGCTGACGTTGTTCGAGCGAGACTCGACGAAGCACCTGACCGCCGCGTCTTTGATCGTGCCGCTGGATGAAGACGGCGGCAGCAGCGGATCGTCGTCGCGTTCGGGAAGGGTTCGGGGTTTGTTGCGAAGGCAGCAGGTCACCTTGGCTTCCCATCGCATCCCATCCAACGAAACCACCAAGGGGTCCGCCGGCGCCGCAAACGATGTCGCCGGTGGACCGTCGGACCCTGCCGGCCAAGCCGCCTCGGCTGGTGCCGACGACGAATCAGCCAAGGCCGATGGCAACGCAGGATCCAGCGACGCCGCCCCGACCGGGCCCGACACGGGTGCCGATGGCCAAGCAAACGGCTCGGGTCCGATCGGTAGCCAAGACGGGAACACATCCGGGGAAGACGCGTCTGTCAAAACCAAGCAGCTGCTGTCCAAGGCGTGGCAGCAGCGCGACACTGCGTCGTTGGCTTGGTCGGCGGTCGATCCAAGTTTGAGCCCGATCGAGAACAAGCCGCACCTGTGGCGTGAATTGCAGGCCGAACTGTTGGCGTTTGAACAGCAACTGAGCGGCGGCAAGGGATACGATGACGAAAAGATCCTAGTGACGCTGGAAGATTCGTTTCCCTCCAAGCCCACGACGAAACCGGCTGCGTCCCAAACCCCATCGCCGCCATTGAAGTCACTTTTTGGCGGAGCGTCCGAAGAAACGATCGCGCTGCTGTCGACGCTGAACCCCGACCAAGCCCACAGTCTGGCCCTGGCCCGGCTGGCGGCGATGATTCAAGGGGACGAGTTGGACGTTGAGCTGAAAACGTTGCAAGCGTCATTGGAGCAGAACCAGCGAAAGGCGTTTGACGAGTGGTTGAAAACGCGATGGCGTCCGGAGTTTTCTGGCTACATCGAAATGGCCTACCTGAAACGGCTGGCCGAAGATCCGGATCTGGACTGGAGCTTGGTTCAAAACGCTGCGTTGACGACGTTGGCCGGCGAACGCATCGCGGCGTTGGACCTGTTGTCGCCGGGTTGGATGCGATCGGACGTCGAACGGGCCGATCAAGTGCGTTTCTTTGCCGAGCAACTGGTGTTTGATCGCGTCGGTCTGCGGTGGCAACAGCGGTGCGAGGACCTGTTCAAAGACGCGGGGACGATCTACGCCGCAGCCGAGCAGGATTTCGTCGAAATCCGCCGAGCGGAGCGACAGTTGGAAGTCGTATTGGCCAGACTGCCGTCGTATCTGCATTGGCATCGGATGTCGCAGTTCATGCCCGTTGAACGAAGCATGGTTTCTGAAGACCTTTCGACCTTGCTGGATCTGGCGGCTGAACTTTCCGACCTGCTGGATCAACCGGGACAATCCAGTGTGACAACCCTATCGGCAGTGCGCCGACAATTGGAATCCATCCAGTCAAGTGTGGAAGCGACATGTGGCGATGCTTCTGCGGAGCAATTATTAACGCGGACACCGACACCGAGCGATTCGTATCAGGCTGAGTTGTTGCTGCGGACGCCGCTGGTGAGTTCGTCTTTGCGGAGTCAACTGTTGACCGCATCGGATCAGCGCGATCGCGAATTGGCCGCCAACTATGACTTGGCCAACATCGGAATCGACGATGTCGCGACCGCGGCACCGGGCGGTGTGTCTGGAAGTCCGACGGCCGAAGACTGGCGGTACCTGTTCGAGCAAGCCAAGCTGGAAGCACGCTACGTACATCTGTCCCGGATCGACGGTGTCCCGGCAAACGAATTCGCGGCGGTCACGGCGGCACAGGAAGTCGGGGCGGCATTCGAGTCGCTGGAACAAGCCTATCGGTCGATGCAGGCAGACGATTCGGCGTCGAAGAGGGCAGCCGTTAGGCAGACGCATTCGAAGTTCGGAATGGCGTTGCAAGCGTTCTACCGCAGCGCAGCCGAAGTGGAGCGTGCGTTGTCGTCGTGTGCCGTGTCACCGGCGGCATCACGAATGGCCATCCGGTTGTTGCGGATGCTGGATCCACGGGATGCCTGGCAACTCGATCGCGTCGACGTCAACGCGTTGTCATTGGCGCCGCAGCTTCGATCGACGCTGCGATGGCAGGCGAGTCGTTTTGTGCAAGCGTCGACGTATCACACCGGAACAGCCTCGACCGCTTTAGCGGATTGGGCAGACCAGTACCGAACGCAGGCTGAGCTGCTGTGCCGATCGACCGATCCGTCGGACGGCCTGCATCGAATCGCTTTGACGGCTCCCGCACAAGTCGACTTACAATATGGCGATCACGACGAAATCCTGGTCACGATGGACAACCCGAGCGACCGCGAGCTGTCGGTCACGGTTTCACTGGAATATGAAAGCCAACTGATCGACGTCGACCTTGACGCGAGCGCTAAAACTGGGGAATCAGGGTCGACAGCCGATGAGATTCGGCCACGATTCTTTGACACTCCGTCGCAATTCGGAACTCGACGTTCACATCCGATCACGATCGCGGCGGAGAGTTCGATCGCGTTGCCGTTGAAAATTAGCCGCAGAGACGATGCATCGGAAACGACGAAGTTGGTGGTTGACGTTTACCAACCGTCCAAGCTGACACGGTCTGATGTCCAGCCACCGGTTCTGTTGACCCGTCGCTCGATCGACGTGATGTTGCCGGTCGCCGAGGTGTTCGTTCGACGAGGCGATGCGACGTTCGTGTCCGACGTCGGTGGGGTGGAATTGTTGCCGCATCCGAATCGATTGGAAACGTTTCGATTCGGCGTCGTTAACCACGCCTCTCGGTCCAAGGAGATTTCGATGCGTTGTTACGCGTTGGGCGGCAGAGTGACGGGGCGGCTTCCGGCGGACCCCACCACGTTGCTGGCCGGTGCGTTGCCGCTGGCAAGTTTTGACTTGAATGTCCCGGGAGACGGGCAACCCGCGTTCCCGAGTGCTGGCGAAGCCCAGCAGGGCGGCGGAGACGAAACAGCCGCAAAAGCATCGGACGCTGCCAAAGAGGACACGGCGAAAAAGGATGACGCGGCAGCCGAACCGATCAAATCCGTCGACATGCCGCACGGCATGCTGGTCGAATTGAGAGATCGCCAGACCGGACAATCCACGTTCCGATACGTGCGTTTTGCGATCCAACGACCGCGACGATTCGTGGTACCAAGGGTCGGATTCGATACGACCAAACAACAAATCACCATCGAAGTCTCTGCCGCCGATCCGGCACGCTTGCCTGAAGGGGCGCCGGTCCGCGTCGAGTGCCGGCTGGCTGACGACCGATACGGCCGGACCAAAGGCAAGTTGCAGGGCATGATCAGCCGATCCACGCCGACGACGAAGCTGTTTATCGCCACGACGACTCCGCCGCCCCGTGTGGCTCGCGTCTACATCGACGTCGATGGGTATCCGCGATCGTTCATCTTTGATGTCCCTTGCGGCAAACACCTGACGAATGTTCCCGAAGTCACCGATTTGGTTGGCCTGCAGATGACGACGTCGTCCAAGAACGGCGTGCTGGGGGCGACGAAGTCGATTCCCGTGGCCGTCCAAATCGACGCGTCCGTCGGATCGTTCGAGAACGGGCGCGATCATCTGGATCTGGGAATCGACCTGGACGATTCCGGCGTTCCCAACCCTGAAGACAGTGTGACGTTGACGACCGACCGCGGAGTGATGATCGGGTTTGTCAAATCCGCTCCCGACGGCACGATTGAATTGACCAACGCCGTGTCGGACCACTTGATCGATCTGCCGTCAGAGCGGCTGGAAAACCTGTTGATCGATGTCGCGGCCAGCTTGACCGTCAACGACAAAGTTCAATCGGTCCGCAGCATCGAGCTGTTGATCGATACCGCGCCACCAATCGTCGGTCCGATCAATCGGACCGACGGATTGGACTTCGTCGCCGTCAACGGCCAAGTTGATCTGGAGGTCTGGGCGTGGGACGAGGGATCCGACGTCACCAAGGTCGAAGCGGCGTTTGATCTGGAAGGGACGGGCGAGTTTCCCGCCGCGGGAAACATTTTCACGGGCTCGCGGACGTCCGATCGCCAGTGGATGCTGAGCGTCGATTCGGGGCCCGACGCCGGAAAGAAATCGTTGCTGGTGCGTGGCATCGATCGCGTGGGCAACGAAAGTGATCCGGTGTCGATCGACATCGAAGTCGTTTCGGCGACCGAGAGTACGAAGCGGGTGAAGCAGCAAACCGTTGATCTGGTCGGGACGATTCAGTTTCGGCAGCGGAATGTTCCGGAAGTGGAGGTGCGATTGATCGCTGTGCCGGCAGATGATGCGGGCGCTGGAACCGAACCGAGCGAGGCAGCGGCCGAGGCGGGGATGTCGGTGCGGTCGAACGAGAGCGGTGGTTACGTGATTCCGGGGGTTCCGCCGGGCAGCTATCGCCTGGCCGCACGGGCGGTGATTCGCAACCGCGTGCATCGCACGGAGTTGCCGGTGGAAGTCACAGTGGGTCCGCAGCGCACGATGCGGGTAGATGTGACGTTGCCGTAG
- a CDS encoding methyltransferase regulatory domain-containing protein — protein MSTESSQPFSYDEYPYASYPYASSHPRNLAALAHLFGMKPADVSRCRVLEIGCAAGGNLIPMAARYPQSRFLGLDASKRQIDEGIPAIDALSLDNITLRHQDILEFDASEGEFDYIICHGVYSWVPPAVQAKILSVCRQHLSESGLAYISYNTYPGWYLRRGVREMMSYHASGFDETQTKINQSRALVDFLVSAVQPNQDAYEKLLHEELSVVRGSEDSYIYHEHLEDYNEPLFFHQFVSRTEANELRFMCEAQFGSMIPSEYSEETRQTLSKIAPGLVQMEQYLDFLRNRKFRQSVLCHREVQLDRAIQPERLEGLYVNAPLAELDPEDTSAESPARVFEHASGRTLTVGNAVQAEALRHLAAIWPSDISIDALTEVARQAIPGEQRPGVQECKKELYETFLELYSSSLVGLYATPAGCSSEIGTTPGTTALVRWQAETGSRVTNLRHESVHLDDFEREIVKRMDGQATIDQITADLLQYGVALQSGAPDSEPSLPRAEVQSVTPTSITPTHEQLRAVVGQKLRRFAQTGLLTPPTDPTQKYSPTAS, from the coding sequence ATGTCAACCGAATCTTCCCAACCCTTCAGCTACGACGAATACCCCTACGCCAGTTATCCCTACGCCAGCAGCCACCCACGTAATCTAGCCGCCCTGGCACATCTGTTCGGCATGAAGCCGGCGGACGTTTCGCGATGTCGCGTCTTGGAGATCGGTTGTGCCGCCGGCGGAAACTTGATCCCGATGGCCGCCCGTTACCCCCAGTCACGATTCCTGGGGCTGGATGCATCGAAACGTCAAATCGACGAGGGGATTCCCGCCATCGACGCGCTTTCGCTGGACAACATCACCCTGCGTCACCAGGACATCTTGGAGTTTGATGCCTCCGAAGGCGAGTTCGACTACATCATCTGCCACGGCGTTTATTCCTGGGTGCCGCCAGCCGTTCAAGCAAAGATCCTCTCCGTCTGTCGCCAGCATCTCAGCGAAAGCGGTCTGGCCTACATCAGCTACAACACTTACCCGGGATGGTACCTGCGTCGTGGGGTGCGCGAGATGATGAGCTATCACGCGTCGGGCTTTGACGAAACGCAGACCAAGATCAATCAATCCCGAGCCTTGGTCGACTTTCTCGTGTCCGCCGTCCAGCCGAATCAAGACGCCTATGAAAAACTGTTGCACGAAGAGCTTTCTGTGGTGCGCGGTTCCGAAGACAGTTACATCTACCACGAGCACTTGGAAGACTACAACGAGCCGCTGTTCTTTCACCAATTCGTCTCCCGCACCGAGGCGAATGAGTTGCGGTTCATGTGCGAGGCTCAGTTCGGCAGCATGATCCCCAGCGAATACTCCGAAGAGACTCGGCAGACGTTGTCGAAGATCGCGCCGGGATTGGTTCAGATGGAGCAGTACTTGGATTTTTTGCGGAACCGAAAGTTTCGGCAATCAGTGCTGTGTCATCGTGAAGTCCAGCTCGATCGGGCGATCCAGCCCGAGCGTCTGGAGGGCTTATATGTCAACGCTCCGCTGGCGGAGTTGGACCCGGAGGACACGTCGGCCGAATCGCCTGCCCGGGTTTTTGAACACGCGTCGGGACGCACACTCACCGTCGGCAACGCGGTGCAAGCCGAGGCGTTGCGTCACTTGGCAGCGATCTGGCCCAGCGACATTTCAATCGACGCGTTGACCGAGGTCGCCCGCCAAGCCATCCCCGGCGAGCAGCGTCCGGGAGTCCAGGAATGCAAGAAGGAACTGTATGAAACGTTTTTGGAACTCTACTCCTCCAGCCTCGTCGGGCTTTACGCCACCCCCGCCGGATGCAGTTCGGAAATCGGTACCACACCGGGCACGACGGCGCTGGTTCGCTGGCAAGCGGAGACGGGCAGCCGGGTGACCAACCTGAGGCACGAATCGGTTCATTTGGACGACTTCGAACGCGAGATCGTCAAGCGGATGGATGGCCAAGCGACGATCGACCAGATCACCGCCGACCTGCTCCAGTACGGCGTCGCCCTGCAGTCCGGGGCGCCCGATTCCGAACCGTCCCTGCCCCGGGCAGAGGTTCAGTCCGTCACGCCGACCTCCATCACCCCGACGCACGAGCAACTCCGCGCCGTCGTCGGGCAAAAGCTCCGCCGTTTCGCCCAAACCGGCCTGCTCACCCCGCCGACCGACCCCACGCAGAAATACTCACCAACGGCCAGTTGA